From Myxocyprinus asiaticus isolate MX2 ecotype Aquarium Trade chromosome 25, UBuf_Myxa_2, whole genome shotgun sequence, one genomic window encodes:
- the LOC127416202 gene encoding serine/arginine-rich splicing factor 5-like produces MSGSRIFIGRLNPSAREKDVERFFKGYGRIRDIDLKRGFGFVEFDDPRDAEDAVYELDGKELCNERVTIEHARVRLRGGRGRGVSGGRFPGRYARGSQDSRRNPPPMRTENRLIVENLSSRVSWQDLKDFMRQAGEVTFADAHRPKLNEGVVEFASHSDLQNALEKLSGKEINGRKIKLVEAGRKKSRTRSRSNSSSRSRSRGRSPSRSRSRSRSHSPKSQNRSRSRSRSASTSPVRPKEAKGVSRAESASPPTPAQRPPLSRSPSTDSRH; encoded by the exons ATGAGCGGCTCTCGCATTTTCATCGGTCGGTTAAACCCCTCTGCTCGGGAGAAAGACGTCGAGCGGTTCTTCAAGGGGTATGGCAGAATAAGAGACATTGACCTGAAAAGAGGCTTCGGATTCGTT GAATTTGATGATCCCAGAGATGCAGAGGATGCCGTCTATGAGCTTGATGGGAAAGAGCTCTGCAATGAGAG GGTGACCATTGAACATGCCCGCGTCCGTCTGCGTGGGGGCCGAGGTCGTGGTGTTAGTGGAGGACGTTTCCCTGGTCGGTATGCTCGTGGCTCCCAGGACAGCCGAAG GAACCCCCCACCAATGCGCACTGAGAATCGCCTCATTGTGGAAAATTTGTCATCCAGAGTCAGCTGGCAG GATTTAAAGGATTTCATGAGACAAGCCGGAGAGGTTACTTTTGCAGATGCCCATCGGCCAAAGCTTAATGAGGG TGTGGTTGAGTTTGCATCACATagtgatctacaaaatgccctgGAGAAGTTATCGGGGAAGGAGATCAATGGAAGGAAAATCAAGCTTGTTGAGGCAGGCAGGAAGAA ATCCAGGACTCGCTCGCGCTCAAACAGCTCATCCCGTTCTCGTTCCCGAGGGCGCTCCCCATCACGCTCTCGCAGCCGTTCCCGTTCCCACAGCCCCAAATCACAGAACCGCTCCAGAAGTCGCTCCCGTTCAGCTAGTACTTCTCCTGTGCGGCCCAAAGAAGCCAAGGGTGTGTCACGTGCTGAATCAGCATCACCGCCGACCCCAGCACAGCGCCCCCCACTGTCCCGGTCCCCATCCACTGACAGTCGTCATTAG
- the LOC127415618 gene encoding hepatic sodium/bile acid cotransporter-like, producing the protein MMVTINSSIETNFSSFDRNLNTTVLNDSQFVYNDDVFIRFALIVILFITMVSLGCTLKISQIKKHLIRPKGVAIVVEAQFRITPLTAFSLAKLFQLGPMESDTVLICGCCPGGNLSNIFTLVLQGDMNLSILMTTCSTALALGMMPLLIYLYCHGFSHLENIVPYNGITLARLTLVPCSIGILINHHAPQYSKIITTGGMTITLISSVIIGILTAVIDRGSVFIVTSQLIAIAALMPLNGYICGYILSTLFKMSASCRRTIAVEVDCQNNLLCTTILKVAFPSELIVQLYLFPIVYMLLQSAEAIIFIILFRCLQRLKSSQKETKVYIAEEGEAEETNGDI; encoded by the exons ATGATGGTCACCATCAATTCAAGCATCGAAACCAACTTTTCAAGCTTTGACAGGAATTTAAACACCACTGTCCTAAATGACTCGCAATTCGTTTACAATGACGATGTGTTCATCCGTTTTGCCTTAATAGTCATTCTTTTCATCACCATGGTGTCTCTTGGATGCACACTAAAGATCTCACAGATCAAGAAGCATCTCATCAGACCCAAAGGGGTTGCGATTGTAGTTGAGGCTCAGTTCAGAATAACACCCCTCACAGCCTTCAGTCTGGCAAAGCTTTTCCAGTTGGGTCCTATGGAAAGTGACACTGTGTTAATTTGTGGGTGCTGCCCGGGAGGAAACCTCTCCAACATCTTTACTCTGGTTCTCCAGGGAGACATGAACCTCAG TATTTTGATGACAACATGTTCCACGGCACTGGCATTGGGTATGATGCCTCTCCTGATCTATCTGTACTGCCACGGTTTCTCACACTTGGAGAATATTGTTCCTTACAATGGCATCACTTTAGCTCGATTGACCTTGGTGCCCTGCAGTATTGGCATCCTTATCAACCATCATGCGCCACAGTATTCCAAGATCATCACCACT GGTGGGATGACTATCACGCTCATCTCTAGTGTTATCATAGGCATTCTGACTGCTGTCATTGACAGAGGCTCAGTTTTCATTGTGACTTCTCAACTTATAGCCATAGCTGCATTGATGCCACTGAATGGATACATATGTGGATATATCCTGTCGACTCTGTTCAAGATGAGTGCTTC TTGCAGACGGACTATTGCTGTGGAAGTAGATTGTCAGAACAACCTGCTGTGTACCACAATCCTGAAGGTGGCCTTTCCTTCTGAGCTCATTGTTCAGCTATATCTCTTCCCCATTGTCTACATGTTGCTGCAGTCAGCTGAGGCCATTATCTTCATAATCCTGTTCAGATGCTTGCAGAGACTAAAATCCTCACAAAAAG AAACAAAGGTGTACATAGCAGAAGAGGGAGAGGCTGAAGAAACTAATGGTGATATTTGA